In Anopheles arabiensis isolate DONGOLA chromosome 2, AaraD3, whole genome shotgun sequence, the genomic window tttattttattttagttatttaaattgaattaactCTAAATGATGtactaaaataataaaagaagaaatgcTTTGAATTGAGTATTAAGAATTCTggctagtggtgggagctcggaatcggacctatccgattccgattccgtgcttagaatcaattccggagccgattcagattgcggagctgattccggacctactttccggaatcgattccgaagtAAACTTCagttttcccatcactagtttcaACGCTTTACTACTGAAACAAGagtgaaagcaaaagaaagcaatttgtttttatatttatttcccaATTTCGCTAcgcttttgttattgttgtgtgtgtgtgcaaaagaagaagaaaaccatATTGtcagtttgacatttttcattgagCTTTTGTTGTGATACGtttagtttggttttctccATACAATCTCTCCATTTCTCTGCACTGAAGCATTGTgaaaatttgcacaaaaagcCGCACAAATTTAATGTCGAACTCGAAAAATGTTGAAGAAGACGATGATTGTGACGATTGGTTCAACAAGGACGAGGAAGATTTCGTTGTAAAAATACCCAGCCAAACCAGCGCGGACAGCTTCGACGAGGCAGGCGACGACAAGGAAGATGATGCGCAAGGACCGGGAACGTCCGTGCGGGAATTGTTGGAAAATTTAAAGTTTACATTAAACGGTATTAGACGGGCGGGCGGAGAAAAGCTGTTGACCGCTGGTTCCTGTTAATTTGTGCCTTTCATTCCAGACGTTGGGGGCAGTTACGTGGATTCGATCAAAAGTGCTGGCACCGATCGCACCGCCAAATTTGAGCTACCGAAGGGCCCGCCCGGAAAGTACGTGCAAACCATTCCCCTCACGAAGCTGGCCAACATTTTGGAAAATGAAACGCTCTCCATGTTTGCCGACATTTGCGTGCAGAAGGAAGAGTTTCTCGCCACGCTTGCGAAGAAAACGTACGGCGAGgagttgctgctggtgctgatgaAAATCATGAACAAACTTGCCACGCTGCCGCTGTACGAGACGGTGCGCCAGCTGTTCGGGGTGCTGCTCGAGCAGGCACACTTCTGGGAGCAGCTGCTAAAGTATTTCCAGCAGCCGGCTGagggggagaagaagaagaagaaaagcaaaatcaTCCGTCCGACCGTGGCGCGGAACGATATGATGGAGGTGTTGTTGAAGTTTCTGCTCGAAGCGAAGCGGCACGTTGCGCCACCGTTATCCCAACAGGCGGTGGAGTTTTGTGAGAAGCTGAGGAAATGTGCACCTCCGGATGATAAAGCACAGGTGGAGCTGTTGCAAGAGCTGACAAGGGACACGCAGACACAGCAAGAACAGGCAACCAAGCAGATTAGTGTAAGCGCAAGAGTGTTGTGCGCGTATAGGCGGAAAACCAACAATCCGATTCCTTTCTTTACAGATTTATCCTACCATCCGGGAGCTGAAGGACGGCGCCGGTCCTCCGATCAATCTGAAGCAAAACATCGTGAAGGGAAAGTACCAAAGTGTGCAGCACTATCTGGAGGTACACTTGAATCTGCTGAAGGAAGACTTTCTAATTCCCCTGCGCACCGGCATCGAAAAGTACCGCAAGCACGTGGACACGAAAGGGCCGGGCAAATCATTCGTCGGTGAGAACGTTCGCATCCACTACCCCgtcaagctgctgctgcccagcACGGTCAATCGTCGGACGGCGAAGGAGCAGCTCATACTGGTCGATTTAGATCCGACCGAGCGCGGCTATTCCAACCTGTCGGCGCGCTACAAACGCTTAGCGCTGCCGAACACGAAACGCTTCATGAACGGGTCGATGGTACTGTTCTGCGATGGGGCGGGGCTGAAAGAGCTGGTAGTCGCCGTCATTAGCAATCGCGATGCGGCTCAGCTGCTGAACGGGTACATTTACGTGGAGCTGATACGGATGGAGAAGCAAAGGGAAGGCGGGCAGGATCAGCCGATGGGTGCCGATCACGGTATGAACCTGTTCAATCGACCGTTGCTGATGATTGAGAGTGAAATCTTTTTCGAACCGTACCACCAAACCTTTAACGCGCTGAGCCGATTGCGGGAAGACAATTTCCCGCTGAAATCGTACATCGTCGATGTGACACTGCCCGGCAAATGTTTGCCCGGCTATCTGTACCAGGGAGGTGGCCATCTTTTCAACTACGCCGGCATACAGTTCGATCTGAAGAAGCCCGACGAGTGGCCGACGAAAGCGCTGACTGCTGCGGCTGGCTTGAACGTGTCCCAATTCGACGCGTACCGAATGGCGCTCACGAGCCGGTTCTCACTCATCCAAGGACCGCCGGGCACGGGGAAAACGTTCATCGGGTTGCGGATCGTTGAGACGCTGCTGGCGAACACGGGCGAGCAGATACTGGTGATCTGCCTCACCAACCATGCGCTGGATCAGTTCCTGTGCGGTGTGACCCGCTTCACGGACAGCATCGTGCGGATGGGCGGCCAGTCGAAGCACCCACTGCTCGATGCGTACAACGTGAAGCAACTGCAGGAAGACGAACGGATCGATCGAAGGTTGCGCATCAGCTACTACAATGCGAAGCAAGAGTACCTGAAGCTGGTGGAGCGGTTCGATGCGctgcagcaggagcaggagaCATTGGACGGTATGACGCAGGCAATGCAGGAGTGTATGGTAAGGgccaaaaaaaatgcttttaaaataaagcaattttcaataatcaaattttacctttttttttaggaAGAGCTGTTGGACGCTTCCCGGCGTTTGAGCGAATTGAGCCAGCTCAACACGCTGAAGCTCATACAGGGCTTTCGTGTAGTTGCCATGACGACCACCTTTGCCGCTCGCAATCGCACACTGCTAGAGCTGCTGCGTACGCCGATCGTCGTGATCGAGGAGGCGGCTGAAGTGCTTGAAGCGCACATTGTGGCCGCTCTCACCCGTCACACCGCGCAGTGCATCCTGATCGGTGATCACAAGCAATTGCGACCGACCACGAGCACGTACGTGCTTTCCAGTCGCTATCGGATGGATCTGTCGCTGTTCGAGCGTATGATCAATAACCGGTTCAGCGTTGCCACGATGACCGTACAGCATCGGATGCGCCCGGAGATGGCCGACCTGCTGCGTCCCCTCATCTATCCGGTGCTGGACGATGCTGAAACGGTTGCAACACGTCCCAACGTAGCTGGGATGATGCGGAATTTGTTCTTTTTGACGCACAACTACCCCGAAGGAGGCGGACCAGCGAACGATTCGTCGGTGGGAGACGATGGAGGGGATGAAAAATCgaagaaaaacatttttgaatGTCGATTCCTGCTCGGACTGTGCGAGTATCTGCTCGCGCAAGGCACGTACACCCCGGAGGACATTGTCATACTGACGGCTTACAACGGGCAAATGTTGCAGTTCGTTGCGGTAAGTTTTTATTACCATCCATATAAAGAGCTGAGCGGGCGCTTTGCTATAGCTTTGCTGTTTTTACTGTCAACAGGAGAAGAAAAATCGTCCATCCCTGCACGGCGTACGTATTGCCGTGATTGACAACTACCAGGGCGAGGAGAGTAAAATTGTTTTACTCTCGCTGGTGCGCAGCGGAACCGGTGCCAACGGCGGTACCGATACGATCGGATTTCTGGCGCATGAAAATCGCATCTGTGTAGCGCTGTCGCGTGCACGCGAAGGGCTCTATATAGTGGGCAACATGACGCTGCTGGCAAAGTGTTCAAAAACGTGGCACCGCATCGAGGGGAAGCTGCGTGAGCAGGCCGCTATCGGCGATACGATGCCGTTACAGTGTGTGACGCACGAACAGGCAGTGGAGGTGCGTGTGTTGTGGCAGTAATTGTAACGATTTTTGGTACACTGTTTAATTttacggtttttgttttgttttaggttaAAACACCCGAAGACTTTGAGGAGCTGGGAGCAAGCGAGGAGAGGTGTGTATGTGGATTACTAAAAAGATAAACGGAAAAGTCAAAATCTCATAGTTTTTGAGTGCTATATCTCTATCGCGTCtagacgcgcgcgcgtgtgtgtaacTGGTAAGTAATTCCTCATAGAGGAGAatataaaatgtattaatttaaCACCTTAAAAAGACCGTGTGATTGTGTGCAACATAATAATACCACTATTTTGAAAACTCTTGACAAAGGCGATGGCCATGAATATCCAACACTATTTTAGTTGTAAAACATTTTctcaaaaatgaaataaataaaatcccaCATCTCTGCACAGCTGAGTTGAACTATTTTTTTGAGTTTTGAGTCcaattttgatgtgtttttcctCCAATATTAATTTTACAACGCAGGGCTCATCCTGACAGCTTAAGGTTCATTAGCTTCTCCAGTACATTTTCATTCGGATTAGCGTCCGTATCGGTTCCAACCGATTCATTATCACTGTCACTCTCCTCACTATCTTCTTCGGACGATTCATAATCATCTGAGTCGGTAGAATCGGATTCCTCCTGTCCCATTATATCCTGCAGCAATTTTTGAAGCAAGCTCTCCTCGCCGAACCCAAGACTTGCTTGATGGATATCAGGAAGCATCTAGAGAaggaaaaatgaatcaaatttaGTTATTTACCGCAAACAGCCCAACATCACCCATTGTACCTTTTCGACCTCTTCTACGCATTGCAGCAATGTCTCCTCGTTTAAACCCAGCTCCACGTAGCGAATAAAATCCTTGATAAAGTAATGGTTCAGGACGGCACAGTCCGTTCGCTTGAATGCTTCGTACGTGTGTATTAGCTGCTGCTGTATCCACTGCTTCCTGCCTTCGGAGGACACTCTGTACAACACCTGCTTCACACAGGTCAGCGCAATGTCCTTGTTTCTATAGTAAGGATAGGTACAGGACCGACGGTAAAACGAACGTAACATCTGCTCCACACCGTCGTACTCTACAAAGTACGCCAGCGTGCCCGATATTCGATGGATGTTGATGTGCGAATTGGCCTCATTAAGCTCGTTGCTGTTCGTCAGCTGATCGTACACAGCCGCCAACAGTATATCGATCAATCCAAGCAGCACTGCGCGATGATCTTCGATCGAGGTGTAGCTTTCTTGCTCACGTACCTTTTCATCCACTATCACCCGGATTCGGTACGACTGGTCGGCCGTAAGTTTGCTGGGAGTGGGCAAGTTGTCCAAATCGAGGCCCAGCTGATCGATGCTGAACTGAATATAGTCCATGCCGTAGTGTTCGGCGGAAAAGTCACTCTTTTCGGCCGCTTGCTTCATTTCCAACCGTTGGGAAAAGCTGCATTCCTGCGGATTGGGAAGCACCTTCAGCTCTTGGCTTGTTTCCTGTAAATACAAGAAATCATAATGATCATTTGTTTAGAATTCGGTAGATTCCAAAAAAGACTTACCAATGCAAGGGGACCGCTATAGAAATGGCAGAAACCGTACGGGTAAGATGGTGTGTCGTTATCAACAGCTTTAGCTTTAACTTCCAGTGGCACACGAAACGTTACCGTATTTTTCTCATAATCAATGCTTTCTGGAAACGCTTTCCCCGGTTGTGCTGGCTGGGGTAAAGGTATTCTACAAACAATAATGAAATTACAATTATTTCCCACTCTTCTTACGGCACCGTGTCTGCTTCATACCTGGCATGATACGGTGCTGCCGTAAAGGTGCATTCGTTGGGAAAAACATCCAACACTAGATTACTTTCATGTTCTAGATCAAGCTCGGGTAGATCCAGCAATACGTCGATATGATTGCACTCCAAAACTGTACGAAAACTTAAATTATCTTCCATCGTTGTAGAAAGAAAGTGTGGGACGCGTGTTGGGAACTTGTTTACCAACAACACGTGCTTTGGCGGGTGTGCTCCAGTTGCAAAAGgaccaaaagaaatatttgcTGTACGTTGATTGTCGCGTGGATGACAGACGCAATACGAATTGACGGTTTATACCGAATTATTGTGAAATCTAAGTGAGTATTGTGTGATACAATTTTATTCGGTTGCCTTTATTTATCGTTAAAGATATAGATATTAGATTAAAAATGTAACCATGTCTAAAAAAGCAAACGTAATCCACCACGAATGAACGTGTATGATAATTTTGCTGAGTTGCACTTTTTCTGTATACAACGTGCAATAAGAAATTCAACACCGCCAAACCCGTAGCGTGGCTTTCCCGATCATATTCCACCTAACCTAAAGACACCACATGAGACACAATTAGCGTAGAGTAGTATAATGTTTTATTGAGTTCGTAGCACGTGTCTGGAATACAAATTCTCTGCTTTGAAAGCGTGTTGCATCACAAAGAAAagttcaaaatcaaacaaacaaatcttcCAAATACATTAAATGCAATGTGGCAAATTTCATACAGCCTATCCATTTATCCACGACGCTGGCACGTTCTATGAGTGTGCCCCTTCCATTCCGCGTCTCGTTTTGTACAGCGGTTCCCTCGTAGCATGCTCCTTCAAAGGATCGTTCAGCTCGTACCACATTCTTTGAAATTCGGCTGCAAACGGATCGATCAGTTCCGGCAGCGAGGAAATGGTCACGGTGTCCCAGTGCGTGGTCAAGCCGGGAAATGTCCAGTTGCTGGAGCCCGCTATGAGAACTCCATGCTTCGGCAGCGGATCATTGCTCTTCTTTCGCCGCGGAACGGCTTGCTTTGGACGGTTCGACGGGTTGCATCGGGCACACGAGCTACCGAACCGCTGCAACAATCCTGCCCGGTCGCTCATTACTGCTTTATCGAACATGGTGTGCTGCATATTCTTCTTCGGCTCCCCGTACTGCTCGGTATGGTATTCGATCAGACAGTTGGCGCAGTACCAGTCGGTATCGATCAGACAGAACTTATGGTGCATTAGGTACTCGCTTTTGTATTTATACTGCACCTTTATGTCTGCAAAAGATTGAAAGAACTTATCGTGGGGTTTCAATTCTTTACCTTAAAATGCTATCCTTACCTTCAGCGATCAGATCGCGCAGATGGGAACCTTCGTTGCCGACCATCGATTCGCACGTAACCACACGCACCACGACCGACCGTTCCTTTTTCGCGCGTATTACAGCCTCACTTATTTCGCGCATGGTGAATATGTACATCGCCAGGCAGATGGATTTCTCTGCTCGATTTATGTAGCTTATGATGCGATTGATATGCTCGTACGTAAACTCCTGCGGGCTCGGCAGGGGCTGCGCTAGCTTGCGCCGATTGATGAAAAATACTTCACATGACTTTTGCCTTGGCCTTGGTTTACGCGCCCATAGATACAGCTCGTACACGATTTCCGACGACACGATCAGCAATCCGCCAGCGATGATGAATTTGCCtggtttgcttttaaaaaagCTTAAAAAGGGCTGCAGTACCGCGTCCATTGCTGAGTTGAGCGAGCACGCCGCTGTGGAATGGTttcgttgtttgcttttccggGAACACATAAACAAAACGTTACCGGCTTGTAGCTGTCAACGCAGGCGTTATCAATTCATTTTCAGTCCCGGAAAGCCGTACATACGTTGAAAATGGGACAGGAGATATAGGTTATAGACagaaaatgacattttttgctatttcacaCCTAAAAATCCAATAAAACCAACGATTGAGCGTGATATTACGTTGAATTGAAAATTCCAACTCATTGAACCGAGCATGTAAACGTGAGCAATCTGCCAAAACGACCTGTCATTCGCTGTGACAGATAAAAggggaaatgaaaacaaataattttttaGCTACGATTTCTACTAATTTGCGTAAATGCGCCCATCCTGAGTAGTTAAAATAGTTTTCACGCATTTACAACCCTTTGCAAAGCAAGGAAAACCATCTATTCCCTCAAAAGTACCGCGCAGTGATGTGtttagtgtgtgcg contains:
- the LOC120894588 gene encoding NFX1-type zinc finger-containing protein 1 — its product is MSNSKNVEEDDDCDDWFNKDEEDFVVKIPSQTSADSFDEAGDDKEDDAQGPGTSVRELLENLKFTLNDVGGSYVDSIKSAGTDRTAKFELPKGPPGKYVQTIPLTKLANILENETLSMFADICVQKEEFLATLAKKTYGEELLLVLMKIMNKLATLPLYETVRQLFGVLLEQAHFWEQLLKYFQQPAEGEKKKKKSKIIRPTVARNDMMEVLLKFLLEAKRHVAPPLSQQAVEFCEKLRKCAPPDDKAQVELLQELTRDTQTQQEQATKQISIYPTIRELKDGAGPPINLKQNIVKGKYQSVQHYLEVHLNLLKEDFLIPLRTGIEKYRKHVDTKGPGKSFVGENVRIHYPVKLLLPSTVNRRTAKEQLILVDLDPTERGYSNLSARYKRLALPNTKRFMNGSMVLFCDGAGLKELVVAVISNRDAAQLLNGYIYVELIRMEKQREGGQDQPMGADHGMNLFNRPLLMIESEIFFEPYHQTFNALSRLREDNFPLKSYIVDVTLPGKCLPGYLYQGGGHLFNYAGIQFDLKKPDEWPTKALTAAAGLNVSQFDAYRMALTSRFSLIQGPPGTGKTFIGLRIVETLLANTGEQILVICLTNHALDQFLCGVTRFTDSIVRMGGQSKHPLLDAYNVKQLQEDERIDRRLRISYYNAKQEYLKLVERFDALQQEQETLDGMTQAMQECMEELLDASRRLSELSQLNTLKLIQGFRVVAMTTTFAARNRTLLELLRTPIVVIEEAAEVLEAHIVAALTRHTAQCILIGDHKQLRPTTSTYVLSSRYRMDLSLFERMINNRFSVATMTVQHRMRPEMADLLRPLIYPVLDDAETVATRPNVAGMMRNLFFLTHNYPEGGGPANDSSVGDDGGDEKSKKNIFECRFLLGLCEYLLAQGTYTPEDIVILTAYNGQMLQFVAEKKNRPSLHGVRIAVIDNYQGEESKIVLLSLVRSGTGANGGTDTIGFLAHENRICVALSRAREGLYIVGNMTLLAKCSKTWHRIEGKLREQAAIGDTMPLQCVTHEQAVEVKTPEDFEELGASEERCVCGLLKR
- the LOC120898804 gene encoding uncharacterized protein LOC120898804, with the protein product MCSRKSKQRNHSTAACSLNSAMDAVLQPFLSFFKSKPGKFIIAGGLLIVSSEIVYELYLWARKPRPRQKSCEVFFINRRKLAQPLPSPQEFTYEHINRIISYINRAEKSICLAMYIFTMREISEAVIRAKKERSVVVRVVTCESMVGNEGSHLRDLIAEDIKVQYKYKSEYLMHHKFCLIDTDWYCANCLIEYHTEQYGEPKKNMQHTMFDKAVMSDRAGLLQRFGSSCARCNPSNRPKQAVPRRKKSNDPLPKHGVLIAGSSNWTFPGLTTHWDTVTISSLPELIDPFAAEFQRMWYELNDPLKEHATREPLYKTRRGMEGAHS
- the LOC120894589 gene encoding protein SHQ1 homolog, with product MEDNLSFRTVLECNHIDVLLDLPELDLEHESNLVLDVFPNECTFTAAPYHARIPLPQPAQPGKAFPESIDYEKNTVTFRVPLEVKAKAVDNDTPSYPYGFCHFYSGPLALETSQELKVLPNPQECSFSQRLEMKQAAEKSDFSAEHYGMDYIQFSIDQLGLDLDNLPTPSKLTADQSYRIRVIVDEKVREQESYTSIEDHRAVLLGLIDILLAAVYDQLTNSNELNEANSHINIHRISGTLAYFVEYDGVEQMLRSFYRRSCTYPYYRNKDIALTCVKQVLYRVSSEGRKQWIQQQLIHTYEAFKRTDCAVLNHYFIKDFIRYVELGLNEETLLQCVEEVEKMLPDIHQASLGFGEESLLQKLLQDIMGQEESDSTDSDDYESSEEDSEESDSDNESVGTDTDANPNENVLEKLMNLKLSG